The Victivallis sp. Marseille-Q1083 DNA window TCCCGGTTGCCGCCTGCCGGCAGGCGGCGGAGCATGCCGCTGAATTTTTCAGCGTCGAAATGAGCAACGGCCAGATGATCGACGACGTCAAACTGGCGATCGATTGCCGCCGCCCGGTGACGCTGATCAACCGGATGGGCGGCAATATTCCCAACGTCGGAGAAATCGTCGAGCGTGTGTTGCGGCGGCTGCAAACCGCGGCGGCCAAGGAGTTATGAATATGAGCATCACGGAAAAAATCATACACGGCCGGCCGGAAGGATTTTTCGATACTTTCGAACGCCGTCCCGGACCGATCAAGAAGAACATGCACTACTGTCCGGGTTGCGGCCACGGCATTCTGCACAAATTGATCGCCGAAGCGATCGCCGATTTCGATATCAAGGACAAGGCCGTGCTGATCGCGCCGGTCGGTTGTGCGGTATTTACCTACTATTACTTCGATTGCTTCGGTATTTCGGTGCCGCACGGCCGTTCTCCGGCGGTGGCGACCGGGTTGTCGCGTTCCAATCCGGAAAATCTCGTCATCGGTTACCAGGGCGACGGCGACCTCGGCGCCATCGGCTTCAACCACCTGCTGCAGGCGGCCAACCGCGGCGAGAACCTGGCGGTCTTTTTCGTCAACAACGCCATTTACGGCATGACCGGCGGCCAGATGGCGCCGACTTCGCTGCCGGGCCAGAAAACCCAGACCAGTCCGAACGGCCGTTCGGTCAACAGCGAGGGATATCCGCTGATGGTCTGCGAGATGGTGGCGGCCTTGGACGCGCCGGTCTATGTCGAACGCTGCGCGCTGTCGACGACCAAGCATATTCTGGCGGCGCGCCGGGCGGTGCGCAAGGCATTGACCAATTCGATCAACCACAAAGGCTTTTCGATCGTCGAATTTCTCTCCGGCTGTCCGGTCAATCTGAAATTGAACGCCCGCGAGATGAACGAATTCATCGACAACCAGATGGTCCGCTATTTTCCGCTGGGCTGTTTCAAGGACATCGCCGAGGAGCGCGACCCGGTGCATCGGCCGGAAGGCATCTACGAGCCGGCGGCGGTCAAGGAGCTGCTCTATCCGGTCCAGGTGGTCAAAAGCGTCGACGACAATTTCCGCAATCCGTCGGCCATTTTCAAAAAAGAGCGCAAAATCAAGCTGGCCGGCTTCGGCGGCCAGGGCGTGCTGTCGCTCGGCTTCATGATTGCGACGATGGGCAAATTGCGCAACTTCAATGTTTCCTGGCTGCCCTCTTATGGTCCGGAGATGCGCGGCGGTACCGCCAATTGTTCGGTGATTTTAAGTCGCGATACCGTCGGATCGCCGATTGTCGAAGAGAACAGCAACCTGCTGATTGCGCTGAACCAGCCGTCGCTGGAGAGATTTCTGCCGGAATTGAAGGCGCACGGCGTGTTGCTTTACGACAGCTCGACGATGACACTGCCGGCCAATATCGGCGACGACAAAATCGTTTACTGCGTGGCGGCCTCCGATCTGGCCCGTCAGCTCGGCGATCTGAAATACGCCAATTCGGTGATGCTCGGCGCGTTGGCGACGA harbors:
- a CDS encoding 2-oxoacid:acceptor oxidoreductase family protein, encoding MSITEKIIHGRPEGFFDTFERRPGPIKKNMHYCPGCGHGILHKLIAEAIADFDIKDKAVLIAPVGCAVFTYYYFDCFGISVPHGRSPAVATGLSRSNPENLVIGYQGDGDLGAIGFNHLLQAANRGENLAVFFVNNAIYGMTGGQMAPTSLPGQKTQTSPNGRSVNSEGYPLMVCEMVAALDAPVYVERCALSTTKHILAARRAVRKALTNSINHKGFSIVEFLSGCPVNLKLNAREMNEFIDNQMVRYFPLGCFKDIAEERDPVHRPEGIYEPAAVKELLYPVQVVKSVDDNFRNPSAIFKKERKIKLAGFGGQGVLSLGFMIATMGKLRNFNVSWLPSYGPEMRGGTANCSVILSRDTVGSPIVEENSNLLIALNQPSLERFLPELKAHGVLLYDSSTMTLPANIGDDKIVYCVAASDLARQLGDLKYANSVMLGALATMMEDYFLEGDDKDDFNRVFEEAIMDCFSSKQAVIQANINAFYAGKRAVQALKPGSVPQQD